The following are encoded together in the Juglans microcarpa x Juglans regia isolate MS1-56 chromosome 2D, Jm3101_v1.0, whole genome shotgun sequence genome:
- the LOC121251041 gene encoding acid phosphatase 1-like — translation MASGQFLTPIFVFLLCLVSTTASPSVIQISRENTVSGYSNLRIDDDLYCESWRFSVETNDAGYWSTIPARCLQFVEDYMTSERYLYDSEFVARDSLAFAKTVEMAGDGRDSWIFDIDETLLSNLPYYEAHGFGSESFDESSFDSWVDLAEAPALPASLSLYKDLKQLGFTLFLLTGRGEYQRNVTEKNLLYAEFTGWERLILRGPSDQGKPAIVYKSEKRTELQDEGYRIHGSSGDQWSDLLGFAIARRSFKLPNPMYYIA, via the exons ATGGCCTCTGGCCAATTCCTCACCCCTATCTTCGTCTTCCTTCTCTGCCTTGTATCCACCACAGCTTCGCCATCAGTCATCCAAATCTCGCGGGAGAACACCGTCTCCGGATACAGCAATCTCCGGATAGACGACGATCTTTACTGCGAAAGCTGGAGGTTTTCCGTAGAGACCAACGACGCCGGCTACTGGTCCACTATTCCGGCAAGATGCTTGCAGTTCGTAGAGGATTACATGACCAGCGAGCGGTACCTGTACGACTCGGAGTTTGTGGCACGGGACTCTTTGGCATTTGCGAAGACGGTGGAGATGGCCGGTGACGGGAGGGACTCGTGGATCTTCGATATCGATGAGACTCTGCTCTCGAACCTGCCGTACTACGAGGCCCACGGGTTCGG ATCAGAGTCCTTTGATGAGAGCTCTTTTGACTCCTGGGTGGATTTGGCAGAGGCTCCAGCTTTACCAGCAAGTTTGAGTCTTTACAAAGACCTCAAACAGCTGGGGTTTACATTATTTCTGTTAACTGGACGGGGTGAATACCAGAGGAATGTCACAGAGAAAAATCTTCTATATGCGGAGTTCACCGGCTGGGAACGGCTTATCCTGAG GGGGCCTTCCGATCAGGGCAAACCTGCAATAGTCTATAAATCAGAGAAGAGAACGGAGTTGCAAGATGAAGGTTATAGGATTCATGGAAGTAGTGGTGACCAGTGGAGTGACCTGTTGGGATTTGCCATAGCTAGACGGTCCTTTAAACTTCCAAATCCAATGTATTATATTGCTTGA
- the LOC121251040 gene encoding uncharacterized protein LOC121251040: MDPCPFVRLSLESLALKLPQATRPAGSGIHPSTTPCFCELRIKHFPSQTALLPLCTTPGDSSPDSSTSSAGFHLDRSAIRRLSGKSITLRVSVFTGRMGRTCGVSGGKLLGRVHVGIDLEGTDARPRVFQNGWMKLGNKPDKPSARIHLVVRSEPDPRFVFQFGGEPECSPVVFQIQGNIRQPVFSCTFSADRNSRSRSLPSDFNNSTSRGWMRTFSGERERSGRERKGWMIMIYDLSGSPVAAASMITPFVPSPGIDRVSRSNPGAWLILRPHGVSISSWKPWGRLEAWRERGPIDGLGYKFELVTDNGPSSSIAIAEATMSIKKGGQFCIDGGIIRDTALSLRSPVKGFVMGSTVEGEGKVSKPLVQVGVQHVTCMADAALFVALSAAIDLSMDACRLFSRKLRKELCHDEQDFLF, encoded by the exons ATGGATCCGTGTCCCTTCGTTCGTTTGTCGCTGGAATCACTGGCTCTGAAACTTCCCCAGGCGACCAGACCCGCCGGTTCAGGTATCCACCCATCGACCACCCCGTGCTTCTGCGAGCTCCGGATCAAGCATTTCCCTTCCCAAACTGCGCTTCTCCCTCTCTGCACCACGCCCGGCGACTCGTCACCTGACTCGAGCACCTCTTCTGCCGGTTTCCACCTCGACCGCTCCGCCATCCGCCGCCTCTCCGGGAAGTCCATAACACTCCGCGTTTCCGTCTTTACAGGCCGCATGGGCCGGACGTGCGGCGTCAGCGGAGGTAAGCTGCTGGGCCGGGTCCACGTCGGCATTGACCTGGAAGGCACCGACGCCCGGCCCCGCGTGTTCCAAAACGGGTGGATGAAGCTTGGGAACAAGCCGGACAAGCCCTCGGCTCGGATTCATCTAGTGGTCCGGTCAGAACCGGACCCCCGGTTCGTGTTCCAGTTTGGAGGTGAACCTGAGTGTAGCCCGGTGGTTTTCCAGATTCAAGGGAACATAAGGCAACCGGTTTTCAGCTGCACCTTCAGTGCGGATCGGAACTCTAGATCCAG GTCTCTCCCATCAGATTTCAACAACAGTACTAGTAGGGGATGGATGAGAACCTTTTCAGGAGAAAGGGAACGATCAGGAAGGGAGAGAAAAGGGTGGATGATAATGATATACGATCTCTCTGGCTCGCCCGTGGCGGCTGCTTCCATGATCACCCCATTTGTCCCATCACCGGGGATTGACCGCGTGTCTCGATCGAACCCAGGTGCTTGGCTCATCCTCCGCCCTCATGGGGTGTCCATCAGCAGCTGGAAGCCATGGGGCCGTCTCGAGGCGTGGCGAGAGAGAGGCCCCATTGATGGCTTGGGTTACAAGTTTGAGCTGGTCACTGACAATGGCCCTAGCAGCAGCATTGCCATTGCCGAGGCCACGATGAGCATAAAAAAGGGTGGCCAATTTTGCATAGATGGTGGAATAATTAGAGATACTGCATTGAGTTTGAGGTCACCTGTGAAAGGTTTTGTGATGGGTTCGACTGTGGAAGGTGAAGGAAAAGTCAGCAAGCCTCTTGTTCAAGTTGGAGTGCAGCATGTAACTTGCATGGCTGATGCTGCCCTATTCGTAGCACTTTCAGCTGCCATTGATCTTAGCATGGATGCTTGCAGACTTTTCTCACGTAAACTCAGGAAGGAGCTTTGCCATGATGAACAAGATTTCCTCTTTTAA